Within the Maylandia zebra isolate NMK-2024a unplaced genomic scaffold, Mzebra_GT3a scaffold01, whole genome shotgun sequence genome, the region aaatgccttttggttaaactgtcagcaaagaATTTGcgttgcactgttaaatttttatatagctttaatgcacataaaaaaacagctgcttgtttaagtgaaaataaattgatgggtttttttttcccactaatTAAGTTGTgaagttgtaaagtattttgtctcccatcaattatatcgtcagttatgttgttatcgcaaattttccaatacatatcgtgataaatattttggccatattgccctgCCCTACCTACTTTTATTAGTATGTACCACTTTCTTCAGTGGAATGGGGATATAATGGGGAATGACAGTTTTTGATAACATCTGTGAgatttcccatatggaaaagaaatagtaaaaaattATATGATTTAcgcatgaaagtggccactttctcattactttcatatattgttttagtaagtatccaaaacatactagtttcattatataaattttcaagggatcttatatctgttttcactcttgtatgcttttcatacaagtttcacacaagacagatacaaactttataacatttatatatatcttttccatatgggtttaGACAACCTGGAAAGTTCTCATATGTATACCTTAAAGGTTTGCCACCCATCTAAGACGGCAGTCCTGACAGACTGGGGCATGGCAAACATAAGAGACACTGTGATGCTTCGTCAAGGGAGTAAGTTCACTGCCTAGGCTGTTGGTTCAACTGGTGGCATATATCTTTACATGGCTCCTGAATGCATAGTGATGTTTTgagttggtcttccttggtctcttgtgttctgggggcctctggatgtctggagttttgatctcctccatacccgcttgataccataaaggacagggctgtggctccccacactccctagcagatcattacatggagaaacctttggaatgcaagcatgctgatccacacaggtatgcacacatgggtattcacagacacggactaaagctttcttggctgctgcctcaaagcacactgtgcgctgtctatcttgcgtgctgaaCAATATCGtctattatttagtaactattgatatctatgactagctagtttattgtgatggtgctttttttcccctattattatgttgctctttgttgtttgctgtctcctctgtttgtttttttgctttttttctccatacaggtgacccaggagttttttttgttgtttgttttttttttctctcttcccccccttctcaccgtctcttctcccctttggttttctttctttctctccccctctttctttcattcattccccctgtcctattaaaaaaaaaaaaaaaaaaaaagatgacaaaggatgaactgaagctccgccatcacgtgatgtcgcatgctgctgtttctgatgtcatttaaaaaaaaagaaaaaaaaaaaaaaaaaaaaaaaaaagaaaggagccagctgaggtggttcgggcatctgacaaggatgccccctgggcgcctcctgggtgaggtgttccaggcatgtcccaccgggaggaggccccggggcagacccaggacacgctggagagattatatatctcggctggcctgggaacgccttggtgtttcccccggataagctggaggaggtggctggggagagggaggtctgggcctctttgcttaggctgctgcccccgcgacccggcctcggataaagcggatgaagagaagaagaagaagaagaagaccacTGCATTTATAATGCAGATGCTGCTCTATCGACAATTTTCATTCTAAAGAATTCTGCTCATGTTTACAAGCTGCTCTGTTTCCCGGTCACTTTAAATCACTTCAAAGtgaatgtaacattccaacttcccccttagtgtgtttgttgggcagcttagataatgtcacttcagaaaagaatatagcccatatggttttcactgccctatgcatagccaagaaaacagtcctcatgaactggaaaaaaaaaatcttaattctaaccaatatagaaattatctattagattacattagtcttcatacagcctctgccaccacatcagatcaattgctctgggctccttttatcagctccatcacctagtgggggtgagggggtcatagtttggtcccgccttcactgttgtgattggtgtgggggtagggacaggcttgggGCGTCCTTGGgtggttccccggaggcatcttccttggggggctcaacccggggtagcggtcgtgggttactgacctggtagcctggctgccccggGGTAGGTCCGGGACGGGAGTGGGGTTGTGGGGGTGCTCCGTCTCCAGGCTGGAGCCGTGgctgggcctcgggggcttgggtcctggttggtgtgttgccagggttgtgggcgggtgggtgtatggggcccagccctggcgcagggtgccgccagtgcatcgagccacctggggggctcttcaactggtgggggagattgtcacatcttgcaggagctttcctcccctcaggaactctctgcaggaaggggagatacaggagaggtggaggaagatctcagcctgggtgtctattgtctcgtgtagtctggaagatgagtggatgacagggttggtgcagttttctctgtggtggtgTCGGGTGGGctgtcctgggctctgtggggtCAAGCGGCGCTGCTGtcctgggccccggtctggatgggcctgggccccctttccctggcgggtcgcggagtatgggggtgcctactggggtcagcgggggagctggccctagcgaggggtcacttgcccctcccttccttccctccccatctccagctgcctccctcttcctgctccaccacaatcacccacacatgcagggctgttgggtctgtgtttccacaaaccccgctaattctagagacttattcatcatgaagaaaacaagacagtcgatcgatccattacttgcgcaagggaggcctctcATCTGTGTCCAGCATGACAAAGACCCCGATGATGGCCTCCTCTCactgccttttattgacaaacttcaaacaatagtttactaaacacctccccttgcaaccccctttggttacaaagacaaggcactgtatgtaaatgtatatgtgtgatcgtgtgtacagcgtctctttatgtctgtctccacgttggttgagtgtggtgtaagtgcatatgagagcatgagggtgggaatggatgtttgtgtctgtgtgtgcctgtatgtctgtgtctatatgtcaggttgggtatcagacgccacctctctggggacatctcaggccctccaaggtttggagggcctatctccacccaccaccacttcccctgccagtggcggactccctcagacatcggtgcattggtgggtCTTTGTGTCCAGAGATGggtgtccaggtacacaccggctcactccttggcggctgcttatcggggcctggagcctggggctcgctcgggccacttcggaggtggggtgcccccggcctctcggcctggggctcggtcactcaggcacagctggctgcggcggagctcacgggcgcgtcactgcaactccccctggcttctgctccgcggctgctgagtgagccctcatctgggactctccttagctcttactgggacagtggcgcggctgcccctctgtgggtcttccttggtctcttgtgttctgagggcctctggatgtctggagttttgatctcctccatacctgcttcatgccctggaggacgggacaatgcccccccacaccctctagcagatcattacatggaggaaccttttaaaaacaagcgcgtccatgctcacaggtgtacacacgggtgatcacacacacaaactacacccctTTTGgttcctacctcaaagcacactgtgttctgttgatcttatgtgctgcacaataatgtttaacatttagtatttactctccatacaggtgatccaggtgttttgtttgtctttctttttttttcttcccccctttctcaccatctcttctcccctgtatttttccttctctccctttttctctccctcttctttctttcattctttctccctgtcctatcccccagtcatgtctgtcccgtctttaaaaaacgaaaataaaataaatacataattataataaagttcaatcaaatggaccaatatggcaagaccatgatgatccacttggtaaagtatatccgttgggcatctttcttggccttcagacaacaattctgatggctaaagatccaaacgggtcacaaaaaacaaaaaacaaaagccactttaaatcattaaactgtaaattgtagATTTCAAATTCTAATTTATTTTGATCCTTTAATCCTTAGTcttaagtgtatatttattttcttattcctTTTATATCTATTTGTTTGGTCATCGCATATCTCTATATACTTCACTGTATATAGCTGAGATCACAATAAAGTTTAAAGGTGGAAAACaggaggagtgatacacctcctgctttaaggcctgcaggtatcaggttGTGATGTTCCCCTTTATCTTATAGACAGGAACTATTTTTTGCATtgacacaaataatttgtgtgaaatcctatttgatgcagaacacctgattgttctgtaaacagTTTTAAATGGTTATCAAAATATACCTTAGCtgtgtataggaatttcttttacttgtgtattaatcacattattttattgtctaACGCCTTGATGCTACTGGATTTTAAcaagtctcacactcatacattaagacaaatggtgggggtctagtaaggaagttgggggaagcagacagctccacaggaagaaacttttgtctcttcgaggactctgggaggcAGCAAGGAAGTGTGAACCtgaaggtgtgaaacagctgtgtactgccttttgttcctgaagaaagtatttaactgagagccatgctaggctcagggaAACTCTGCTGACCTGCCCTGCGGTCATGTAGGCGCTCCACAAGCTTGGTTGTCtattctttgtgtgttttgattaaagaatgttagctaccgctcgtctgcaggctttatttaatggaaaacttccacaacagctgcatttttaggtaaatagctAAATAGCTAGAAAATAACTAAGGTTTTTATAATctacaatttatatttgaatttcaagttgaaaataaaataaaattcattaaatgtgtttgagctTGTTAccgtaaaaaaacaaacttttttctacgcagagttttttttttgtctgattttagatcaattgtgttattATACCAATGAAGTAATAACAGTAAATTCAGacatgtgaggttgtgctgaaaagaatgataccaaacaaggcaaagtaaatagtttttaaagttgaaatgtagaggaaacatcaaaagcAGTCAAAAACGGCTCATTATACCCtggacctcagagggttaaagttattttttaagaaacgcaatagttacttttcctagtaattagttacttttaaaatattgtaactcagttactttgttAAAGAAGTAACTACTAAgtataactaattactttttgaaAGTAACTTGGCCAACACTGCTGATGCTGACctctcccagtttgagttctgACTCACTGTCCAATCAAAGGTCTTTGTTTCTCTCCTCACTTTCTTCCAGCAAAGTTTAAGAACGGCTCATGTTGAACCATCTTGATCACATCACTGTAAACTTGTCCAGTCATTTTCACTCCACCCTCCATTTTATTGATATTGTGCCATATTGTAAGGTGAATACAGTATTacaacaacagaaagaaaacttGAAGACTAATCCAGTGTTGGCTGTGGTTGGGAGGCCTGTGCTGTCTGAGCATGATGCTGGATACTGGTTAACTTGTACGTGTCTGAAACACATGATCAGGACGCGACTGGCACAGGTGTTTGTCTAGGACAGCTTTTATTGTGGAGGTGCCTCCTGTCAGAGTGCTACAGCTTCCTGTTGAGAGTCTCCTGAGAGGAGGGTGAGGTCCGAGGCAGTGAGGAGCTCTGTAACGGGACTGTGAGGATGAAAATGaggctgctgtctgtgatccTGCTGCACGGTAAGAATTTCCAacacacactgaaaaagcagctccttcagtgtgtgtgtctcctttacacaaacacacacagatgtttgCAGGGTTTAtgttcagcctctgtctgcttGGACTTTGTGAAAGTTTCTAAAATACCACAGGTGTGGTGGACAGCAGGTTTGTTCCTCTGGGTTTCTTACCTGGATCAGAGTGTGTGTTAATAACTCTAAACTCTGTTAGagagtctgcaaactttgagcTCATCCACATGTAAATGCTCGTTTAGAGCAGTGAGCACAGAGTTTGGAAAAACTTCTTAAAGAGAGAAGGTTGTCATGAACTCTGCTTTTTTATAAAGTCTTTATGCATCAGAGCTGTGTGCCTTTATTTGGCTACATGTGCTTTGTTACCGTTTGCAGGCTTTATTGATCAGCACCTTCCTGCGACGGTGCTGGAGATcgattttgtgcattttatgtaaaaagactgtttttttttcgtttttccagTGGAAAGTCTGCACGTTCATGTGGACACAAGCCTGTTCATGATACAAGTCAGGGTGATGCGGGGGTGGGATTGACAGTTTCTAATGTAAAGgacacagaaagagaaagagaaggatGAGACCGTTACACTGCTAATCCAGACGACTCTCCACTAGTCTGTACTTGTCAAAACTGGCATCTTACACCATGAAACTGTTCTTACACTCTTGTTTTATAACCTGttcaaaacactgacatgagTCCACTATCAGataagatcatttgtaaccttcactaaagctgtttctgtgctgtgatgaaacctgactgaaactcttcaaataagccattcctctgcagatgatctgttagctgtgtGACAACTACTCTTTGATATAAAAGGAAGGTTGGATACTGGCGTATAATTGGCTAAGGctctagagcagcggtccccaacccccgggccacagaCTGATACCAGCttcgagagttgaggctcaggtttgaaatttatggttttcagggtttttatctctatatttttatcatttttatcagTAACTCGGTTTCCATGGgccttttcccgtgtgttatgaccAAATCTTCTATTTTAGGtactggtactggttttattttgttgtatttatccgcaacaccttaaagggtGGCCCGTAAAAACATTGTTGGACAGAAACCGCTCCGTGGctcaaaaaaggttggggaccgctggtctagagagtaaaggtttaactacagccagcttgaaggcctgtggtgcttagtcgattattagagataggttaaTGGCTACCCTGGGTAACGAAATTCTAATAATCAAACTGGAAAAATGTGGGTTTAGGGGTGTAGTATTGGATTGGATAAAAAGCTATGTGATGGATCGACAGCAATATGTAGAAATAAACGAGTTTAAATCTAAACTGGTGGATATTGAATGTGGAGTACCTCAAGGATCAGTATTGGgtccaaaaatatttattgtgtatataaatgatatttgtaaaaTATCGAAGTTACTAaaatatttgcagatgataccaatATACTTTGTTGAGGTGTGGAATTGCAAGAGGTTTTGGACGTGATCACACAGGAGTTAAACACATTAAAGAAGGGGttagataaaaagaaaatgtcattaaatttaaataaaacaaaatttatgttatttggaaattataagaaaacattaacattgaaatttgtgttgataaTGTATATCTAGAAAGGGTTAATACCATAACATTTCTTGGTGTGATCATTGGTCATAAGGCCTGTTGGAAATCACACATCACTTATGTGAGGGTAAAGTTAGCTCGGGGCATTGCTGTCTCGGGGAACAAAACAATTTCTGGATAGGAAAGCATTGTACATGCTATATTATGCTTTACTAATACCATATATGAGTTATTGTGTAGAGGTTtggggaaatacatataaaagtAATATTCAGACTATAATCATAATGCAGAAAAGGGCTATTAGATTAATAAATCAGGAGGGGTATAGGGCTCACACAAACGTACTCTTTATTAAGACGCAAGCTAcaaaattccaggatctggtgaAGTTTAAAACAGTGCAAATAATATATAAGGCAAGGAAAGGTTTATATCACTACTgacctttatttcttcttttaactCATTCTAGAATTTAACTCCCGCTGCTGAAATAGACATCCTTTTCAAAGTTGTTCTTCCTCTTTGTATTTCTCAATTCCACTTCCCTCTAAactcaaaaaataaattttaaataagtataagaatgaagaaaatgcaAGTAACCCAACACAGTAGTCAAagtgatgtttattttcttttgcaaaTCAGTAaatctaaatatatttttacttgAATATGAGAAaacaattgtgtgtgtgtgtgtgtgtttagataGAATGATGAAGAAATGATTAAGATGTCAACCTAAGGGGTCAGAGTTAAATAAGTATATACTTCTGACTACTCCCTTTCAAACAACTGCATGGGATGATATTATGAAATGTTGGTGAATGTatgtgtttgaaataaaaatgaactgaactaaaATATTATCACTTCTGTAGTTGGGTAAATATCTGCTGTATCACCAATAatgattgaaattataaactaaCACCCTTTTCAAATGCTATCTGCTCTACATCATCATCATGTTGGCCAAGAGGAATCTAATCTGTCACCATGCCTGTTCACTAAGAGATGAGCAGCTTTATGATGGCGCTGTCTGTGATGACAGGAGATTATGATGGTCCATTTTATGTCTAATGTCTTTTcagatttaataataataataatggattgcatttatatggcgcttttctaggcacccaaggcactttacaattccactattcattcactggTGGTGGCTACAGTTTTAGCCACAGCTGTCCTggtgcagactgacagaagcgaggctgccatatcgcgccatcggcccctctggccaacaccagtaggcagcaggtgaagtgtcttccCCAAGGActcaacgaccaggacagagagagggggatcaaaccggcaaccttccagttacagatacgcttcccaaccccttGAGTCACGGTCGCCCCATATGTAGATTAAAGCACTGCTTGCCTTACCCATCCAGACAGAGCACACAACACTCCATGGATGGAGTGTGGAGCATAAGTCCTTCCCTTAAATCTaagctctctacatcctctcaTGTGCTTCTTTCTTAtcttcttatctttctccatctctgagtgatgttagctctctttctttcctctctttgaaatacagcagctggacctttaactgtaacacactgtgagacaaactgcacacaaacagtttgtgtgtttgctgatgtttgttgtgcTCATAGAAACGCTGCATTTGAAATGACCTGACTTATAATAAACTGTTAATCCCTTTATGCTCGCTCCTCTTCAGCAGGgctagctagatgctgaagtaGTGTGACTTATTGCCCCGCCCACTTTTACCCGAGTGCACTTAATTACAGTAACGAAGTAATTTTACTTTGGTAATGCCAACCTCTGTTGAGGAATCATGTAGGATTTAAGAGAATGAAGCTCGtacaccaggggtgtcaaactccaggcctcgagggcctgGAGTTTGATATCTCAGGTTTGAtatctgcaggttttatatctcaccctgggtcaacacacctgactccaatgattattttattaccaggcctctggagaacttcaagacatgttgaggatgtTTTAgctatttaaatcagctgtgttagatcaaggacacatgtgaaacctgcagaacacaaggcttggagttccccacccctgtaGTACACAGTCACACTTTCTCTGACCctcagtgacctctgaccttcagTGACCTCTGTCCTCCtgttgcaggtgtgtgtgtgctgcatctCTCTGCACTGACTGTTTCTGGAGGTGAGTAGATGGAAGTGAAAACCATCAGTGAGACTCCAACAAGAACACAAATACATTTAGTCTGTCTGTGTATCTGTCTGCCCTTCAGTCTCTCTGAGTGTAACTCCAGATCACAAGCAGTTCTTCAGTGGTGGTGCTCTAGCGATTCTGtcttgtgatgatgatgatgaacaaaGAGTTGATGGATGGACAGTGAAGAGGACCAGAGGAGGAGTCACTGAGAGGTGTGGGGCAGCTGAAGGCCTTGTTCTTAAAAATTCTCTGTGTCAACTCAAGTTGCGTAACCCCTCTGATGGAGCTTACTTCTGTGAAAGCTCATCTGGGCAGCGTAGTGATGAAGTCAACATCATTGTTTCAGGTACAGATGTTCCAGCTGTGTCTGTATGACTCTGTGTGTTGGTGGAAGTCTGTCTCTGTATcactctgtttgtgtctctgttggTCAGCTGGTTCCCTGATCCTGGACATCCCTTCATCTCCTGTGTGGACAGGAAGTAATGTGACTCTGCTCTGTGAAAGCAGAGACGGTGAACCGAGGAAGTCTTATTTCTATAAAGATGGGGACATGATTGGATCTGATCTTGAAGGAACGTTGACCCTCACTAATGTTCAGAAGTCTGATGAAGGTCTCTACTCGTGCTCCACTGAGGATCATCCACATACTCCTAAAAGCAGGCTGACAGTCAGAGGTCAGTGCAATGATCTTTCTTATTCAACCTCTTTTCCTGGACTTTAGTAGAAATGTCATAGAGATCAATGAAAGGTGGTAGGTTATATCTTACTTTATCGATACATGTTCTCTTAATGTATTCAGGTCACATAAACAGAGCAGCCAGAGAAAATTATCCCATCATTACAAAGGTTGGAATATTAAAGAAGGAACAAAGAAGTCCATCTTCACTGTGGTGGCACAAAACCTCTATTTGACTTTAAAACTCTGCTGGATTTACTAAAGAGACTCAGTGTCAGGTTGTGACTGACAGATGTGAACATTAGTTTCTTTTCAGGCCCATGTTTCTCTTTCAAGAGGAGAATATTTGAATGAATCACACAAATGTGAGTCACTAAGGTTTAACCGCAGAGAAAAGCACATCTTATAGCTGCTGTGAAAGATGCAGGGAGTCTGTTTGGAATGAGACCATCTCCTCTGCTGATCGGGCCCACCACAGTTGACACACCTGTCCATTGGTATTGTAGGCAGGCTTGCAGTCATGTGTGTGAGGACAGTACAGGA harbors:
- the LOC101478868 gene encoding uncharacterized protein LOC101478868, whose product is MKMRLLSVILLHGVCVLHLSALTVSGVSLSVTPDHKQFFSGGALAILSCDDDDEQRVDGWTVKRTRGGVTERCGAAEGLVLKNSLCQLKLRNPSDGAYFCESSSGQRSDEVNIIVSAGSLILDIPSSPVWTGSNVTLLCESRDGEPRKSYFYKDGDMIGSDLEGTLTLTNVQKSDEGLYSCSTEDHPHTPKSRLTVRDPPTDPPPTTPKTTTHAPSTSSPQTTKKKIPPANSKSIEEDEEVEFDYTWSLTYGDFVRAWFWY